ATTGAAAACCAAATCAGATGCTGAAAAATGCAGGTAGAGGTAACCACATCTACAGAAATTACACTCTGAATCAAACTGAACGACTCGCTGTTAATCTGTATTCTCCATGGCACATGTTGACTCATTTGTGTTGCCAGATCTTATTCGAAAAAAATGGTAGATGGGAACAAGCCCATAATAAACTCAAATCCAAACGCGTTTTCTTGGAAATAAGTCCATGCCAAAGTATTGTGACCTGTACCTGTCTACTTTAATGACCCTTAAACTAGATCACTTTATGAGCCGGGCACGAACAGCAAACCCAGGGATGCTTAAAAGGGGCATCAGATGCAAAATAAACCTGTCTTAGCAGTGTGTGgacacaaccaccctacaatgataaaaatccattcaCTCCTTTGTTTTGAATCCACCAAAAACCTAAAGAGCCTCGATCATCACGCCGTTTTGATGATGTCATACCGCTCAGGCCCCGCCCACCACTGTCCCGTATTCGCACATCTCTTCCATTCGAATCCCAGGGTACAACTTTCAGTAGATTAGTTTTGTTTATGGTAATGCGCCACTGAATACACAAGAaacagaagagaggggcggggtgagcACTGGCTCCTTATCATTGAGAGACATGCACCGAAACGGctcgctgtgaacagagctgttctTGACAAGGTAAGAAGGGGTTGTATTGCACAACCATTTaaggaattttaaccaaagttcATTTCATGATcaccctaataaaaaaaaatcacaccaaCATCCGAAGTCCCCTTTAATAAGCATTGCTTATATTGAGTGGACATGGCAACCCTTCAAGAGCACACTCTGCAAAGCAATCTTCCAGACATCAAACATTCGCTCTCGTATTTAAAAGCAGTTTTCACTCCTGAAACATGACTGTGTTCACTGGCCTATGTGAGGTGTATTCATATCAAGATGTTCATTGTGTACAATATTTGACACTCTCAAAGGACTTCATGGAGCAGCTGCTGTCTTTACTCTGAATTTAACTGATGATGTCCTGTTGTCATGTTATTGTAGGTAGTGTGGCCAGCAGACATGCGTCATTAAATGCGTCTGTGGAGAAGTGGAGCCCTTTCAACTGAACGATCTAAAGAGAAAAGGCTGAAGTGTGCTGGTTGTGGATCTAAGCAGGCCGAGCTCAGTATTATCATAAACCCCAGTTAGGACACTTCGGTTAATGTGCCTTGTATCAGTGTCTACtttttagttttgtctttttCTAATCATGGAATGAACGTGATGTGATTGATGTTTCTCGTttgatctgtttttatttttattttttaaattaaaagtccaGTTTGATTACCTTTGTAACTTAGATTGTAGGCTCAATTTGTGCTTTAAATTTGCTTGAGTAGTTTTAGTGAGAAATTTGCACAATTGTGCGTCCTGTGCATGTACCAAgaagcattttattttgtataaattgtacaTAAAGAAATGCTAGTTGTGGTCTGTGTATTCATAGTTACGCTGAGATTATTGCCTGTTCTTTGTGCTTTCTCAGTTTGTGTAGGCTTGTTTTTAGTTgctttattttatagtttatattagtACTTCAATGAATTGTGTATGTTTGGGAAAAAGGCTCCATTGCTACAATGCATTTGCGTCAGTGCCAATAAACTAAATTCATTCCTTCCATGTTAGTAATTTAACTCtggtcctcttttttttttttttttgacaataaataaattttgTCAAAGTAAGGTCTCTACGTTTTGTgttgaatttacattttcttacatCCCTTGTGTCAATTTCTGCAGGTCTTTTAATGGTGAGAGAAAACATCTGATATTACTcatacaaatttttattttattttattttattttttgcattttgcacacatataTTAGATGTGAACAGTTTTATCAGGTAATAGTATTATAGTTCAGGATATGACACTTTGAATGTGTTTTGGACCGCTTAAACAGAAATGGCCAGTTCTTGTATTGGaaagttaatttaaatgtattcaatttattGTCAATCTAAAATATACCACCAAGTTTACCAATTGATGCTGTCTAAATAAAGGCCCACTGtcaatatgcctttttttttgtttgtttgtttttgcaaataGTTAAAACTTCTCATTAATTATACTGTTCTTTCTATCACGCAGTTCTtctgaataatatttcataacactAAAAATCTACACACGTTTGTGTAAGTAGGATGATGGATAAATACCTGGTGATTTTGGAAGCGGGTTATCTGtggttactttaaaaaataaatgtacatagaTTTCCGGCTGGAGTTCATTTCCACTTGTAAGCTATCTCCAGAATTTATAGATTTTTAACGATTACTTTTAGTGGACATAAATCGGACTTTTGAGCCCCATGTTATCAGAATCAAATGCTACAATTTCAACGAATTAGTTCTATAGTTATCTTTAATAATCGTTCAGTACAATCTTTCCGCGAACTAGACTCACTAGACTCGTTATAATAAGTTGCGTAATACACTCATACTGTCACATGCTAGTAAAGCAGTAGCGATCACTCATTGGCTTTACGAGCTGTCACTCAAATCACCAGCCAATCCTGTGCGTCTGTAGAGGCGGGCGTTCCGCGCATTACCGCTGGTGTTTACATCGAAACCAGAAGTACTCAGCAGCTCCAACATGTCAGCCTCTATAGCACGGGCGACGGTGAGGGCGGTCAGCAGGCGGAAAATACTGCCAACGAGAGCTGCTTTAACGCTGGTGAGTGCTTAATGTCTTTACAACACGACGAAGAAGTCGAACAAGCATCTAGTTCTCAAATAACGTGACGTTACTCGGCTTAGCTTGTGTGACAGATGCGTCCAGTGCTAGCCAGAGCTCGGTTATCTGATCAATAACAGTATAATAACAGACAGCCTCGTCCATCCTCACACATCCAGACCGTGAGTCACTAATAAAAGCAGTTTAGGTCTGCTTGTGTTGTGTCTGTGCTGTTCAGGTTGAGCTCTAGGTCAGGGTTTGGGCAGGTTAGCCGCTAGCTGATGCTCGGAGAGCCAAGTAACTTCTACATCTGCcttcagatatatatatttgatatatttatgttcatatatttaaTCTCCACTTGTCTGGACTGTCCAGCAGCAGTTGTTTAGGGTGAGGTCAGGTCTATGTTCCTCTGATCAGATAACTGGGTTTGTTGTTAAAGACTGCAGCAGTGTTTATTGAGTAACGTTACGTGCTGAAGTGACGTAATCTGTTTACACTTGGTTAAACCGGAGTGAACCTACTTCTTTAAAGATAGTGTGAATGTGAACATGCCACTATGGGATGTAATTGTATATCTTCACCATTAAAAAATcttctaaaatgtatttctgcCTCATCATTTTGACAAAAAGTCTACACTGGATCACAAtcagaagttattacaaacactcaatgGTGATTGATAGTAAATGTGTTGTATTAATGATGATTGTAGCTATACTTTCTGTTACCCAAATCTAATTATATAAGTATTTTATCAAAAGAAGTCACATATCATTTCTATCTGGATCAGGGGGATGCGGGAGGGCAAGCAGTGTAATACCACAGTAAAGTAATGGCACAACTTTCACATCTGTGaccaaaaatgacaaagaaaataatgacaataaatctAGGAATTATTGGATTGTTAGATTTCAGATCATTAGGGATCGATGCATCAAAAATAAGCAAGCAATGAGCAGTTTATGGATGGTAGCTGTAATATTATTACTGATTAGTAATCGTattagtaattagttacacttctagttactgcccaacactggatgTTAATGACATGTTTCTAAAAATGACTTCCAGATGAGTGAAGCCAGAAACCGCAGGTAATAGATGAAACCATAGTTTTCATTGTTGATTAATCACAGTATATTACGGCAGCTGTTTTGTATGGCAAGTTTTCTGacatgtttgtttaaatatacaaaaatgtaaattaaatacacattcaTTTACATCAAGTCCGGAGCATAAATCTGAAGCTCAGAGAAAGCCAGGTCCAAAGTTCTCGTTTGATTTTGTTGACACTCAAACTAAAGGTTTTTTTCTGAGGTTCACGTTTGATATATATACAACCAACGTTTCTTTCTCAAATTCACTCTCAGAAGAAAATGGTCTCTAGAGTGGTACCTTTACaaaaaaggtactaatatgtaccttttagAGACTAAATATGTACCTTTTAGAAACTAAATATGCAGACTTTAGGGGTGTACTTTCTGAAATGATTCTGATCCAGTGGCCAtttttctgaaagtgtttcaTCATAATGGTTTTGTGAGATCAGATCATTATGCCTTCATTCATTTGTCATGAATAATCACAGAGTGTATTTTCTTCATTCTCAGACGCCTTCGGCCGTGAATAAGGTCAAACAGCTTTTACAGAATAAACCAGATTATGTGAGTATATTAGTCTTTGACCTCTGCAGCCTCTGTGATCTATGTGTTTTTATTCCCGTCTGGTTTTTTGGATGATATATTATTTACACATCTCTAAACAGATCGGTCTGAAGGTTGGCGTTCGAACCAGAGGTTGCAATGGCCTGACTTACACACTGAACTATACTAAAGAGAAAGACAAATCAGACGAGGAGGTGTTACAAGACGGTGAGTAACATCTCATccacactactgttcagaagaaGGAAAACAGCTTGGAGATCTTCTCTGTTTTAGCTccgcaaggctgcatttatttgattaaaaatcaatcaatcagctTTGATTGTTTAATGTATCCTGAATGTGTCATCGATGGGATGTTGGTTGTGTTTCTCCAGACGTGAGAGTGTTCATCGAGAAGAAGGCTCAGCTGACGCTGCTCGGCACAGAGATGGATTTCGTCGAATCGAAGCTTTCCAGCGAGTTCGTGTTCAACAATCCCAACATTAAAGGGACGTGTGGTTGCGGGGAAAGCTTCAACATATGAACCTCGCCGCGTGTTTGGCTTCACCTAGAGCTCGAGCCCTGCAAGACATCCAGGACACATCCTAGATCCAGATCCAGACAGACATCTAGAAGACTGAAGAGCAGAAGAGCGTTCAGATCCACTGTAACCGGTTTCATCTGTTCATCACACACTTCACTGAGCAGCTTGATGTGTGTATGCACTCAGATGTTCCTGCATGGAGAGTAATCGAGTAATAGTTTTGGTCCCTTCTCGTCCGCTGGCTCTTTTGATTATCCTGATGAGCCGAACCTGCTGGATATGGTAACACGTCCTCGGGGCTCGTGTGCTTTCTCGTGGCTATGTGGTACACATCTGTAACCATCTGCATAATATTAGAAGATTATTATTAACCTGGCACTTTCCGCAGGCCACTTGTTGTCATTTAACCCTGTAATAACACGCAGCACAGGAACTGATGCCAAGTTTGGAAATGTTATTGTCTGATATGTACATAACAGTGTAAAAGCCTTGACTGTCTCTTAACGCACAAATAAACTTCCATTCTACTCCAGTATCCCGGCTCTTGAATCAATGCCTTTACTGTCCTGAATGTGGCGCTGTTCTTCTGTAATGACCCATTGCATCTCaacattacagttcatttcaTAGCTTTGTGTCTCTGGTAAGGCTCATAGATCAGTCTGCAGCATCTGGTGTGCTTTCTTTATATCTTCACTGCAGATCTGATGATATCTTAAAGGCCAGATGCCACAGTATACATGAAGTCTGCCTCTCTACTGACTCCCACAGATTGATATTAATATGTGAAGGGAGCGGAGGAGATCTGGTTATTGTTGCTGGACTGTTCTGTCTGAATACGGTCCGGACGGGAATGTCTCCTATCACACAGGTGTTCATCCATTCATCtgtgtctttatttgtttttcatcatCACAGATCTGAATAACTGTGGTCtacaatataagtaaataaagagTGAGTCATTAAAAGGACTTAAACCCATTTCACTATGTTCAGAAACTGTTGAGCTTAATATCTCTCTTCAGATGAACTTGATTGTCGAGTCATATCATCAGAATGGGACTCTTTGAATAAATATGCTTTAATAAGACTTTGGAAGATAAACAAATCTGTTATCCATGGATCTGTTCCctccattacaaaaaaataactctattatTAAAGCAAAAGTGTAGTAACATAGTTTTTTAGCCCATTTGTactaaactatggttagtgttgcaAAATCATGGTCAATTTGTGAACACCATGATTTAACCTCAACCAAGATTGTTTGTggctttatttgtaataaaaccatGCTCTTATTATCTGAATTAATGACCGAGACAATAAAAACAACCAATATAGTGTCAGAAGCGTCTCTCTTCaagaaggactggactgctgctgagtggtccacagttatgttctctgatgaaagtaaattgagcatttcctttggaaatcagggtcccagagtctggaggaagagaggagaggcacacaatccacgttgcttgaggtccagtgtaaagtttccacggtcagtgatggtttggggtccatgtcatctgctggtgttggtccactgtgttttctgaggtccaaggtcaacacagccatataccaggaagttttagagcacttcatgcttcctgctgctgactaactttatggagatgcagatttcattttccaacagctCTTGGCACCTCCACACAgtgcctggtttaaggaccatggtatccctgttcttaattggccagcaaactcacctgaccttaaccccatagaaaatctattgggagaggaagatgcgatatgccagacccaacaatgcagaagagctgaaggccactatcagagcaacctgggctttcacaacacctgagcagtgccacagactgatcgactccatgccacaccgcactGCTGCAGTAaatcagacaaaaggagccccaactaaataTTGAGTCCTGTACATGctcaaacttttcatttttatactttttagttgcccaagatttctaaaaattatTTCTTTGTATGGGTCTTAAgtaggggtgtccccgactaaggattttcgtagtcgaatcggaattttcgaatcttgctgatattcgactaatagtcaaatcatatgtttgggggcagggcaaaatacattgagtcaagtcagatATTCACCAGCCATAATCACTGATGTTAACACagagggaaaatgtgtaacaaatgcctcacagatacaaacggggtaaataatgttttcatcAACGTCATTAGAGAAGCCCTAACAATTGACAGTTTTTACAGTAGTGCTCTCATCGTAAAGTTAGCctatatgacagtagttattaatgttctgcatttctgttttgagctgtacatgctgaagatgaccagtagagtgagcatttgatagcaagtttttaatcaatgggattaaactcatTGTAAGAGCCATTATGGTCTATTGTAATTGTGTTTTTTACCACTGAGGGGAGTGTGGGCCTGAATCAGTATATAGGTAGGCAAAGAGTAAGAGAGGGCAGGTGTGTAATTAGAGGCAAGCACAACATTTTTTGACCTTGTCTGGAGGTGATTATGTGAAAGCATTTGATGTTATCATACTGTAAGTGCATTGTGCAGCAGAACTGTGAGTTAAAATGACCAGTACAAGCTGTGATGAATAAATCAGATAAAGCTGACTttggaagacaatgttttgtttGGATCTCATGCATCAGAAACTACCCTACAACACCTCAAGGGACAAAATGATTGATATTTATGTCATTATATTGTCAAATGCTTCTTGTGGATTATCACATATCACTTCGgaaacttttgaacttttaatgGACTAATCACTGGATTTGGATTTGGATTTAATTTGATGTAGCAGTGAATCGAGGAACAGCcctgacaaaaataattgaatgaaacCAATCAGTCTGCGAATATGAGTGTTGAAAATCATGATGATGTTGTGGCCACTGGGGAACAAATAGAGACTGAGTCATTTGAGAAAGTTGAAACTGTAAACCTGTGGAATACAGGATGAATGTTTTTTGGAGCCATGTCATCTCCATTCTACATGGATGATTGTCTGAAAAGTGTAGCTTCAGAGGAAGAGGCCATCTTGTTAATTTGAAGATCTCACAACAGTTTGTTTAACAGGAGGTTTCCAGTTAACAATACGGGTTAGTAATTCTGCAGATGCGAGTACACTTGGATATGGCACTGAAACGTATTTTAGGATTGAGACAAATTTTGGTGTCCATGTAACTTTCCTACTCAGTATAGCTAGAGTAGCACCTTTGAAACAAGTACCCAATCCACGTCTTGAATTGACAGCTGCTGTACTTGCTGCTCGAGTGGACAAAATGTTGAGGGCAGAGATACAGTTTCCATTGGTGAACTCTGTGTTCTGGCCACACTCATCTTGCGGCATATACATCAACAGTTAAGCCGCAGTGGAAGAAATCACATGCTTTCCAAGCTGAGGAAAAGATATTGGATCATTAAGGGTAATGCAGCTGCCAGAAAGATCATATCAAGTTGTGACCATTGCAGACATTTTGGAGTTAAGGTGAGTGAGCAGAAGATGGCAGACTTACCAAAGGAGCGACTCCTTCCAGATCTGCCTCC
The sequence above is drawn from the Carassius auratus strain Wakin chromosome 5, ASM336829v1, whole genome shotgun sequence genome and encodes:
- the LOC113085332 gene encoding iron-sulfur cluster assembly 1 homolog, mitochondrial-like — protein: MSASIARATVRAVSRRKILPTRAALTLTPSAVNKVKQLLQNKPDYIGLKVGVRTRGCNGLTYTLNYTKEKDKSDEEVLQDDVRVFIEKKAQLTLLGTEMDFVESKLSSEFVFNNPNIKGTCGCGESFNI